One Bdellovibrio bacteriovorus str. Tiberius DNA segment encodes these proteins:
- a CDS encoding SGNH/GDSL hydrolase family protein — protein MKSTLLIFTVLLSCSSAFAEGPSRVLLLGDSHAYGRYGSVLDAHFRKGDTQVTSLSSCGSSPSTWTTSSENFKSTNCGFWKKNAKGQETRVTSHRLPSFGEELAATKPDLTVITLGTNFLASPGNIKSEKAHVEKMMKQIHAAGSACIWVGPPDLKKDPFKKNLELGVKELKSWADANNCQFIDSTKLTKYPGGKSDGIHYGPKDSATWGESVVKEISKLKVHPPAKAAAPKGAEAQKKTGTK, from the coding sequence ATGAAAAGCACACTTTTGATTTTTACAGTTTTGCTTTCATGCTCATCGGCCTTTGCCGAAGGTCCTTCGCGCGTTTTGCTGTTGGGCGATTCCCACGCTTACGGCCGCTATGGTTCGGTGCTGGATGCGCACTTTAGAAAGGGCGACACTCAGGTCACATCTTTATCCAGCTGTGGCTCGTCCCCGTCCACGTGGACAACCAGTTCTGAAAACTTTAAAAGCACCAACTGTGGTTTTTGGAAAAAGAACGCCAAAGGACAAGAAACCCGCGTGACCAGTCACCGCCTGCCCTCGTTCGGCGAAGAACTTGCCGCTACGAAACCCGATCTGACCGTGATCACACTGGGAACGAATTTCCTGGCAAGCCCTGGCAACATCAAAAGCGAAAAAGCCCACGTTGAAAAGATGATGAAGCAGATCCATGCCGCGGGTTCTGCGTGCATCTGGGTGGGGCCTCCAGATCTGAAAAAAGATCCTTTCAAAAAGAATCTTGAACTGGGTGTGAAGGAACTGAAATCCTGGGCTGACGCCAACAACTGTCAGTTCATTGATTCCACCAAGTTGACGAAATATCCCGGTGGCAAATCCGACGGCATTCATTATGGCCCGAAAGACTCGGCCACCTGGGGCGAATCGGTGGTGAAAGAAATCAGTAAATTGAAGGTCCATCCCCCAGCCAAAGCTGCTGCCCCTAAAGGCGCGGAAGCTCAGAAAAAGACCGGGACCAAGTAA
- a CDS encoding ATP/GTP-binding protein, with protein sequence MNSYVKVAITGGPSGGKTTLIEALKKELGQRCAIVPEAASILYRGGFPRYKDPQTVVHAQKAIYATQFELEAMISYVSQKSLIVCDRGSLDSAAYWPTSLGSDFFTSMNTTKEKELARYDWVIHLDTAAADDYDGSNPIRTETYQEAWDLNDRIKNAWDGHPRRVVITHNADFLSKMTTSLAVIKAIMAHKSAEEIKKELL encoded by the coding sequence ATGAATTCATACGTCAAAGTCGCGATCACCGGAGGCCCTTCAGGGGGAAAAACCACACTTATCGAAGCTCTGAAAAAAGAGCTGGGCCAGCGCTGTGCCATCGTGCCGGAAGCGGCCAGTATTTTGTATCGCGGAGGTTTCCCCCGTTACAAAGATCCACAGACTGTCGTGCATGCACAAAAAGCGATCTATGCAACTCAGTTCGAACTGGAAGCGATGATTTCTTACGTCAGCCAAAAAAGCCTGATCGTCTGTGACCGTGGGTCTTTGGACAGTGCTGCTTACTGGCCGACATCTTTGGGAAGTGATTTTTTCACCAGCATGAACACCACCAAAGAAAAAGAACTTGCCCGTTATGACTGGGTTATCCATCTGGATACTGCGGCGGCTGATGACTATGACGGTTCAAATCCCATCCGCACCGAAACCTATCAGGAAGCCTGGGACCTGAATGATCGCATTAAAAACGCCTGGGACGGACATCCCCGCCGCGTGGTGATCACTCACAACGCCGACTTCCTTTCCAAGATGACAACTTCCTTAGCTGTGATCAAAGCGATCATGGCCCATAAAAGCGCTGAAGAAATCAAGAAGGAGCTACTGTAA
- a CDS encoding GNAT family N-acetyltransferase: MKSAKFFPLPPADIHFGHSGISVRKQDARHAKIVFEKVQAQKERLQEFLSWPVQINSLKDQTNFSQKADMLWAAGQAYHFQIFKDEEFAGAISIHSLNYLARSFEFGYWVDSESEGKGLVKESLQILMMAMADRGWKQVKIRTTHRNIRSQKVAEKIGMTPDSQTEHFKTYSKALNPRS; the protein is encoded by the coding sequence ATGAAATCCGCTAAGTTCTTCCCCCTGCCACCGGCGGATATTCATTTCGGTCATTCTGGTATCTCTGTTCGAAAGCAAGACGCACGACACGCTAAAATTGTTTTTGAAAAAGTACAGGCACAAAAAGAAAGACTGCAAGAGTTCCTAAGTTGGCCGGTACAGATTAACAGCCTAAAGGACCAAACGAACTTTTCACAGAAAGCCGACATGCTGTGGGCTGCTGGACAGGCTTATCATTTTCAGATTTTTAAGGACGAAGAATTCGCAGGAGCTATATCCATCCATTCACTGAACTACCTAGCCCGCAGTTTTGAATTCGGATACTGGGTGGATTCAGAGTCAGAAGGTAAAGGTTTGGTAAAAGAAAGCCTCCAAATTCTGATGATGGCCATGGCGGACAGAGGTTGGAAGCAAGTCAAAATCAGAACCACCCATCGAAACATACGGTCGCAAAAGGTAGCAGAAAAGATCGGAATGACCCCTGACTCGCAAACCGAACACTTTAAAACTTATAGCAAAGCATTGAACCCGCGGTCCTAG
- a CDS encoding phospholipase D-like domain-containing protein: MESWSQVQIFHSGDDFFLSLSQDIRQARRSVTIESYIFAEDKLTKAILQELTNARERGCTVKIVVDGFGSYTTIPYLDRFCTDNGLELRVFHPLPYPLIWAHQFVLKYSWRGSLLFKRLNRRTHRKIAIVDEKRAYLGSMNFTQEHCASFVGDKAWRDTGVWVEGEPVKRLVLAFQISYLRTFMKGLLTWVGRWRINEDIAHSVLRLNTTQRTRKKLYRDLLRRISHAENRIYLTTAYFLPRRSLLRALLKAAHRGVDVQLLIPGKSDVPMVKWAAFYIVRLLIQRQIPIFEYQKSILHAKTMIIDNEAFVGSFNLNHRSILHDLEVEVILKDPALLQNMLEQWHMDIENSKPASEKDFATPSWLTRILYKIAFRLRYML; encoded by the coding sequence ATGGAGTCATGGAGCCAAGTTCAAATTTTTCACTCAGGTGACGACTTTTTTTTAAGTCTCTCCCAAGATATAAGACAGGCTCGTCGTAGCGTCACTATTGAATCGTACATCTTTGCTGAAGATAAGCTGACCAAGGCCATTTTGCAGGAATTGACAAACGCGCGCGAGCGCGGCTGCACCGTTAAAATCGTTGTCGATGGTTTTGGTTCCTACACCACAATCCCTTATCTGGACCGCTTTTGCACGGACAACGGCCTGGAGCTTCGGGTTTTTCATCCGCTGCCGTATCCGCTGATTTGGGCACATCAGTTTGTACTGAAATATTCCTGGCGCGGGTCTTTGCTTTTCAAACGCCTGAATCGCCGCACCCACCGCAAGATTGCGATCGTCGATGAAAAACGCGCCTATCTGGGCAGCATGAATTTCACCCAGGAACATTGCGCAAGCTTCGTCGGCGACAAAGCCTGGCGGGATACCGGCGTTTGGGTCGAAGGCGAACCGGTGAAGCGCCTGGTTTTGGCTTTTCAAATTTCATATTTGCGCACCTTTATGAAAGGCCTTTTGACGTGGGTCGGACGCTGGCGCATCAATGAAGATATCGCCCACAGTGTGCTTCGATTAAACACCACCCAGCGCACGCGCAAAAAACTTTATCGCGACCTGCTTCGCCGGATCAGCCATGCTGAAAACCGCATTTACCTGACCACGGCCTATTTCCTGCCACGACGATCCCTGCTGCGTGCTTTACTGAAGGCCGCGCACCGAGGGGTCGATGTGCAGCTGCTGATTCCCGGAAAGTCTGACGTCCCGATGGTTAAATGGGCGGCATTCTATATCGTCCGCCTGCTGATCCAGCGCCAGATCCCGATTTTTGAGTATCAAAAATCCATTCTGCACGCCAAAACGATGATCATCGACAACGAAGCGTTTGTGGGCTCATTCAACCTGAATCATCGCAGTATCCTGCATGATCTTGAGGTCGAAGTGATTCTGAAAGACCCGGCGCTTTTACAAAACATGCTGGAGCAATGGCATATGGACATCGAAAATTCCAAACCTGCCTCAGAAAAGGATTTTGCCACTCCTTCATGGCTGACCAGAATCCTGTACAAGATCGCCTTCCGATTGCGTTATATGCTCTAG
- a CDS encoding response regulator: MESGKSKILILEDDESVRSALKEILSRAGHAVFVASRPDEANSIFASNSNIEFLFCDCLLPQMTGLDFIKQARANYPNAKFKVVLMSGIYTDKSFIQEATQSTQAVAFMKKPFDMEQVLKIVKKEEAPRREESSARKLLYQMFANPTVTNRQKRKVIESIEEVSGFDLPFLYSLLVETKSGGYLNIYNADGSVSGISFCNGNIVGVDVDDKTTFLGEMLIQSGYATPQDVQEALRVKNNRRIGDYLIQNNQLSPHAFDLILMEQMNIRLVRTIVDQKIRVNFASAEVEMSNPSIDADSLSYYLHDWIASKISINWLKSLYVMWSGNIIVKSPTFRDDHPALSMSLVKSLEGLPVKLNNQITLTQLLDIKGYNEVAVYKAIHFLLTKGLIVFAQRAAFASPAEQLKVIKKIAAELENKNSYEIVAYMETGTGGGSAESMLSDFMTLLGDEPGDTASEVYTQWQKVRTLAEDAMNASKDTNKIDQIRQATQRNEAEAKLRANSLMEEVKKALQYTQFAKALELLAEVSKLNPQTQQLHLYSSWAKLGSVEVAKKNFVLKEVELELMQVPPDERYDTLFPFVIGLFNKTKGDMVAARKSFEKSVALDPSFIPARREISVLAAANKKQDVFNVDLKQVVSGFFKKK, from the coding sequence GTGGAATCAGGCAAATCTAAGATCTTGATATTGGAAGACGACGAGTCGGTCAGATCGGCCTTAAAAGAAATTTTAAGCCGCGCTGGCCACGCCGTTTTTGTCGCGTCCCGTCCGGACGAGGCCAATAGCATTTTCGCCAGCAATTCCAATATCGAATTCCTGTTCTGTGACTGCTTGCTGCCACAGATGACGGGCCTTGATTTCATCAAACAAGCCCGCGCCAATTATCCCAATGCCAAATTCAAAGTCGTTCTGATGAGCGGTATTTATACCGACAAATCCTTCATTCAGGAAGCGACTCAAAGCACCCAGGCCGTGGCTTTCATGAAAAAGCCATTCGATATGGAGCAGGTGCTGAAAATCGTGAAAAAAGAAGAGGCTCCACGCCGCGAAGAATCCAGCGCGCGTAAGCTGCTTTATCAGATGTTCGCCAACCCAACAGTGACCAACCGCCAGAAAAGAAAGGTGATTGAGTCCATTGAAGAGGTGAGCGGCTTTGACTTGCCATTCCTGTATTCTCTGCTGGTGGAAACCAAGAGCGGTGGTTATCTGAATATCTATAATGCCGATGGTTCCGTGTCCGGTATCTCGTTCTGTAACGGGAATATCGTGGGTGTGGACGTGGATGACAAAACCACCTTCCTGGGGGAGATGCTGATCCAGAGTGGTTATGCGACCCCGCAAGACGTGCAGGAGGCTCTGCGTGTTAAAAATAACCGCCGTATCGGTGACTATCTGATTCAGAACAACCAGCTAAGCCCCCATGCCTTTGATCTGATCCTGATGGAGCAAATGAACATCCGTCTGGTGCGCACGATTGTTGATCAGAAAATCCGCGTGAATTTTGCATCCGCGGAAGTTGAGATGAGCAATCCAAGTATCGATGCTGACAGTCTGTCGTACTATCTGCATGACTGGATCGCTTCCAAGATCTCTATTAACTGGCTGAAGTCCCTGTATGTGATGTGGTCCGGTAACATCATCGTGAAAAGTCCGACTTTCCGTGATGATCATCCGGCCCTGAGCATGTCTTTGGTGAAATCCCTGGAAGGCCTGCCGGTGAAGCTGAACAATCAGATCACTCTGACGCAGCTTCTGGACATCAAAGGTTATAATGAAGTGGCGGTCTATAAGGCCATCCACTTCCTTTTAACCAAAGGATTGATTGTCTTTGCCCAGCGTGCGGCCTTTGCAAGCCCGGCTGAGCAGTTGAAAGTCATCAAGAAGATCGCTGCTGAACTTGAAAACAAGAACTCATACGAAATCGTGGCATACATGGAAACGGGGACCGGGGGCGGTTCTGCTGAATCCATGCTGTCTGACTTTATGACTTTGCTGGGGGATGAGCCGGGCGATACAGCTTCGGAAGTCTACACCCAATGGCAAAAGGTGCGCACATTGGCGGAAGACGCCATGAACGCCTCCAAAGACACCAATAAAATCGATCAAATCCGTCAGGCAACTCAAAGAAATGAAGCTGAAGCAAAACTTCGCGCCAATTCCTTGATGGAAGAAGTTAAAAAAGCCCTGCAATACACCCAGTTCGCGAAAGCGCTGGAGCTGCTTGCCGAGGTGAGTAAGCTGAACCCTCAAACCCAGCAGCTGCACTTGTACAGCTCTTGGGCAAAACTGGGTTCGGTCGAAGTGGCCAAAAAGAACTTCGTTCTGAAAGAAGTGGAACTGGAGCTGATGCAGGTTCCACCGGATGAACGTTATGACACGCTTTTCCCGTTTGTGATTGGTCTGTTCAATAAAACCAAAGGCGATATGGTGGCCGCGCGCAAATCCTTCGAGAAGAGCGTGGCACTGGATCCTTCCTTCATTCCTGCTCGTCGGGAAATCTCTGTGTTGGCGGCTGCCAATAAAAAACAAGACGTGTTCAACGTCGACCTCAAGCAAGTCGTTTCAGGCTTCTTCAAGAAAAAATAG
- a CDS encoding PKD domain-containing protein: MNYGRVLLSLSLVVLAGCQKSALSEGSADTMEAASYCAGQLSKASSEDVRIVGKSATEAGSTVSYSLDQAGNCVSSSDVTWKVAGVSRTKTSSSGMTSTFKLAGTYVVTAQEKTAGSEDISLSLVTTVVKEDLKISGPQAGFVFNPMSFELVIPSGLDAQSIVWNFNDGTATVSNVRTVEHSFFNVGTYQVQATVTDADGKVTVASHRVTVMTVIDDMDCLEDLRISGANEAKVKIATMMHVYLPVCLVNKVGAVRWNFGDGGTAANQSVTHAYQAVGTYAVTATLYLGDNQEPWVTLDHSIRVIEDLDVEPEPEVPVDPMACTVAGATRESQGELSSEEVACGVNGKKVVSYRDRVVEECKLVVEKLNWVEVSRTKEITNEGSCEGQSCKLPDGSLLAHGASQVLYSSSTPVGSCASVSESRTCTNGVLSGSSTHNQVTCHEGCGSFGSHGTVKTGVITGETKVPLKCSFNEEGFFDLYNEISDQTCTDGQIISSNTRQGTMKEAGKCPVYKYVPTDKFTACTADCGGKQNRIFVCVDDKGVTVDDSRCADQVKPVEERLCDANPEAVRSQSSVTTIEEANSSATCPANQIGVIVKTREVVTTKTMACIQHSVQLESEVAVPGAWVEEKYCRDYVARRCSHDSLSNTEAKGRYDWMVKCQNELPVIKEFLTNFANVTVTVGGKKVGLGSAGQEIYATFMDRAYSPEKAWIAPKKANAPCTMPATAYVATVCVSSCATPEQQILAEEVVSKKLKYMSFFDALTSQSPYVGTMQSADSLNKNAVVKTKVDQWVTELVDGDHEILVFKMKSGRELRVTKNHPVLSQDGSMKVAEEFKVGESLVQSGGTLDAIVSINEIKYFGKVYNVFVQSNAPHKNVVLINGYLNGSAFFQNAGAKEMNRTIFRNNMTRGVFGK, translated from the coding sequence ATGAACTACGGAAGAGTCTTACTGTCCCTGAGTTTAGTCGTTCTAGCAGGATGTCAGAAAAGCGCTTTGAGTGAAGGTTCAGCAGATACTATGGAGGCGGCAAGCTATTGTGCGGGTCAGCTTTCAAAAGCATCCAGTGAAGACGTTCGCATCGTCGGTAAATCAGCTACAGAGGCAGGAAGCACTGTCAGCTACTCCTTGGATCAGGCCGGGAACTGCGTCAGCAGTTCTGATGTCACATGGAAGGTGGCTGGGGTCAGTCGCACTAAAACTTCTTCGTCCGGGATGACGTCGACGTTTAAGTTGGCTGGTACCTACGTGGTGACGGCGCAGGAAAAAACTGCTGGATCTGAAGATATCTCCCTTTCTTTGGTGACGACGGTTGTGAAAGAGGATCTAAAGATCTCTGGGCCACAAGCCGGTTTTGTTTTTAATCCTATGAGTTTTGAACTTGTGATTCCTTCCGGTTTGGATGCTCAGTCCATCGTTTGGAACTTTAATGACGGCACTGCGACTGTCAGCAACGTCAGAACAGTTGAACACTCTTTCTTTAATGTTGGTACATATCAGGTTCAGGCCACAGTGACTGATGCTGATGGCAAGGTCACAGTGGCCAGTCATCGTGTGACCGTGATGACGGTGATTGATGATATGGACTGCTTGGAAGACTTGCGTATTTCCGGTGCCAACGAAGCGAAAGTTAAAATTGCTACGATGATGCACGTTTATCTGCCAGTGTGTCTGGTAAATAAAGTCGGTGCTGTTCGCTGGAACTTCGGTGACGGTGGTACGGCGGCTAATCAGTCTGTGACTCATGCTTATCAGGCGGTGGGCACTTATGCTGTGACGGCGACTTTGTATTTGGGTGACAATCAGGAACCTTGGGTGACTTTGGATCATTCCATTCGAGTGATCGAGGATCTTGATGTTGAACCGGAACCAGAGGTTCCAGTGGATCCGATGGCTTGTACTGTTGCGGGTGCAACACGTGAATCCCAGGGTGAGCTGAGCTCTGAAGAAGTGGCCTGCGGTGTGAATGGTAAAAAGGTTGTTTCTTACCGTGACCGTGTGGTTGAAGAATGTAAGCTTGTGGTTGAAAAACTGAACTGGGTGGAAGTGTCTCGTACCAAAGAGATCACCAACGAAGGTTCTTGTGAAGGCCAGTCTTGTAAATTGCCTGATGGCAGTCTGCTGGCGCACGGGGCTTCCCAGGTTCTTTATTCCAGTTCGACTCCAGTGGGTTCTTGCGCGAGCGTCAGCGAATCCCGCACTTGTACTAACGGTGTTCTGTCCGGTTCCAGCACTCACAACCAGGTGACTTGTCACGAGGGTTGCGGCAGCTTCGGTTCCCATGGCACTGTGAAAACCGGTGTGATCACAGGTGAAACGAAAGTTCCATTGAAATGTTCCTTCAATGAAGAAGGATTCTTTGACCTTTATAATGAAATCTCGGATCAGACTTGTACCGATGGTCAGATCATCAGCTCTAACACTCGTCAGGGCACGATGAAAGAAGCCGGTAAATGTCCGGTTTACAAATATGTTCCTACTGACAAGTTCACAGCTTGTACCGCGGATTGTGGCGGCAAGCAGAACCGTATCTTTGTCTGCGTGGATGATAAAGGTGTGACGGTTGATGACAGCCGTTGTGCGGACCAGGTGAAACCAGTGGAAGAGCGTCTGTGTGACGCAAACCCTGAAGCGGTTCGCAGCCAGTCTTCTGTAACAACCATCGAAGAAGCCAATTCATCTGCGACCTGTCCGGCAAACCAAATTGGTGTGATTGTTAAAACCCGTGAGGTTGTCACGACCAAGACCATGGCTTGTATCCAACACTCTGTTCAGTTGGAAAGCGAAGTGGCGGTTCCAGGTGCCTGGGTTGAGGAAAAGTACTGCCGTGACTACGTGGCTAGACGCTGTTCTCACGACAGCTTGAGCAATACCGAAGCCAAAGGCCGTTATGACTGGATGGTGAAATGTCAAAACGAGTTGCCAGTAATCAAGGAGTTCCTGACCAACTTTGCCAATGTGACAGTGACTGTCGGTGGTAAAAAAGTGGGCTTGGGTTCTGCGGGTCAGGAAATCTATGCGACCTTCATGGATCGTGCATACAGTCCTGAAAAAGCATGGATCGCTCCGAAGAAAGCCAATGCTCCATGTACAATGCCTGCGACGGCTTACGTGGCGACAGTGTGCGTGTCTTCATGCGCGACTCCAGAACAACAGATCCTGGCTGAAGAGGTCGTTAGCAAAAAGCTGAAATACATGTCCTTCTTTGATGCTCTGACTTCCCAGTCCCCTTATGTTGGTACAATGCAGTCCGCGGATTCTTTGAACAAGAATGCGGTTGTGAAAACCAAAGTGGATCAGTGGGTGACAGAGCTGGTGGACGGCGACCACGAGATTCTGGTCTTCAAAATGAAGTCCGGTCGTGAACTGCGTGTGACGAAAAATCACCCGGTCCTGAGCCAGGACGGTTCCATGAAAGTGGCTGAAGAATTCAAAGTTGGCGAGTCCCTGGTTCAAAGCGGTGGAACACTGGATGCGATTGTTTCCATCAACGAGATCAAGTACTTCGGTAAGGTGTACAACGTGTTTGTTCAGTCCAATGCGCCTCATAAAAACGTGGTGCTGATCAATGGATACCTGAACGGATCGGCATTCTTCCAGAATGCCGGTGCGAAGGAAATGAACAGAACCATCTTCCGTAACAACATGACCCGTGGAGTGTTTGGCAAATGA